Proteins from a single region of Gordonia hongkongensis:
- the sucB gene encoding 2-oxoglutarate dehydrogenase, E2 component, dihydrolipoamide succinyltransferase, protein MAFSVQMPALGESVTEGTVTRWLKEEGDTVEADEPLLEVSTDKVDTEIPAPTSGVLTKILAQEDDVVEVGGDLALIGDADEAGSDDSGSDDSDSDAAGGDEPSEAAPEPEQAAEEPSVDEDAPAEKPTADTGSGSAEGTDVLMPELGESVTEGTVTNWLKAVGDEVAADEPLLEVSTDKVDTEIPSPVAGTLLEILAQEDDVIEVGGKLAVIGDASAAPSKKKPEPEPEPEPEPEPEQESAPEPEPEQAPAPEEEQKPQPKAQESKAPEPKAQAAEKSDPPTVESTPYVTPLVRKLAAENNIDLNAIKGTGVGGRIRKQDVLAAAEEAKAPAQESAPAAKPAASSAPAASSGSPEIRPELAELRGTTQKINRIRQITAKKTRESLQQSAQLTQVFEVDMTRIAGLRKAAKESFKASEGVNLTYLPFIAKAVVAALKAHPNVNASIDEDKKEITYYDKVHLGIAVDTPQGLLSPVIHNADDLSIAGLARAIADIASRARSNGLKPDELAGGTFTITNIGSQGALFDTPILVPPQAAMLGTGAIVKRPVVITGEDGSESIAVRSMSYLPLTYDHRLIDGADAGRFLTTVKKRLEEAAFAADLGL, encoded by the coding sequence ATGGCCTTCTCCGTCCAGATGCCCGCCCTTGGTGAAAGTGTCACCGAGGGGACAGTCACCCGGTGGCTGAAGGAGGAGGGCGACACCGTCGAGGCCGACGAGCCGTTGCTCGAGGTGTCGACCGACAAGGTGGACACCGAGATCCCCGCCCCCACTTCGGGTGTGCTGACCAAGATCCTCGCGCAGGAGGACGACGTCGTCGAGGTCGGCGGCGATCTCGCCCTGATCGGTGACGCCGACGAGGCCGGTTCCGACGACTCCGGTTCGGACGATTCCGATTCCGACGCCGCCGGCGGCGACGAGCCGTCCGAGGCCGCCCCCGAGCCCGAGCAGGCCGCCGAGGAGCCCTCCGTCGACGAGGACGCGCCCGCCGAGAAGCCCACCGCCGACACCGGCTCGGGCTCGGCCGAGGGCACCGACGTACTCATGCCCGAACTCGGCGAGTCGGTCACCGAGGGCACGGTCACCAACTGGCTGAAGGCCGTCGGCGACGAGGTCGCCGCCGACGAACCCCTGCTCGAGGTCTCCACCGACAAGGTCGACACCGAGATCCCCTCGCCGGTCGCCGGCACCCTGCTCGAGATCCTCGCGCAGGAGGACGACGTGATCGAGGTCGGCGGCAAGCTCGCCGTCATCGGTGATGCCTCGGCGGCTCCGTCGAAGAAGAAGCCCGAGCCGGAACCCGAGCCCGAACCGGAACCCGAGCCCGAGCAGGAGTCCGCGCCGGAGCCGGAGCCCGAGCAGGCGCCTGCCCCCGAGGAAGAGCAGAAGCCGCAGCCGAAGGCCCAGGAGTCCAAGGCCCCCGAGCCCAAGGCACAGGCCGCGGAGAAGTCCGACCCGCCGACCGTCGAGTCGACCCCGTACGTGACGCCGCTGGTGCGCAAGCTCGCCGCGGAGAACAACATCGACCTGAACGCCATCAAGGGCACCGGTGTCGGTGGCCGCATCCGCAAGCAGGACGTGCTCGCCGCGGCCGAGGAGGCCAAGGCCCCGGCGCAGGAGTCCGCCCCGGCCGCCAAGCCCGCGGCATCGTCGGCGCCGGCCGCGTCGTCGGGCTCGCCGGAGATCCGGCCCGAGCTCGCCGAGCTGCGCGGGACGACGCAGAAGATCAACCGCATCCGTCAGATCACCGCGAAGAAGACCCGCGAGTCGCTGCAGCAGAGCGCACAGCTCACCCAGGTCTTCGAGGTCGACATGACCCGCATCGCCGGGCTCCGCAAGGCGGCGAAGGAGAGCTTCAAGGCGTCCGAGGGCGTCAACCTGACGTACCTGCCGTTCATCGCGAAGGCCGTCGTGGCGGCGCTGAAGGCGCATCCCAACGTCAACGCGTCGATCGACGAGGACAAGAAGGAGATCACCTACTACGACAAGGTGCATCTCGGCATCGCCGTCGACACCCCGCAGGGGCTGCTGTCGCCGGTCATCCACAACGCCGACGACCTGTCGATCGCCGGTCTGGCCCGCGCCATCGCCGACATCGCGTCCCGGGCGCGCTCCAACGGCCTCAAGCCCGACGAGCTCGCCGGCGGCACGTTCACCATCACCAACATCGGAAGCCAGGGCGCGCTGTTCGACACCCCGATCCTGGTGCCGCCGCAGGCGGCGATGCTGGGCACCGGCGCGATCGTCAAGCGCCCGGTCGTCATCACCGGTGAGGACGGTTCGGAATCGATCGCGGTGCGGTCGATGTCCTACCTGCCGCTGACCTACGATCACCGTCTGATCGACGGCGCCGACGCGGGTCGCTTCCTCACCACGGTGAAGAAGCGTCTCGAAGAGGCCGCCTTCGCCGCGGACCTGGGCCTCTAG
- a CDS encoding TIGR01777 family oxidoreductase: MRIAVAGSSGLIGNALVNSLRAAGHTVTRLVRREARADDEFSWDPETIGVPPESLDGVEAVVSLGGVGVGDGRWTGRFKQELRDSRITPTELLAEAVRDLGIPTFVSASATGYYGNTGGHAAVETDGPGEGFLADLVVDWERAATAGVGADTRLVLLRTAPVLSTQGGLLGKLRPLFKLGLGGPIGDGKQYFSWISLIDEIRAIEFLLDSDLSGPVNLSSPGAVPFGEFTSALGRAVHRPTILQVPAFAARRVGGEMAEEMILFSQRVTPKVLTDHGFTFTHPGVDEALAYATGSTSHD, translated from the coding sequence ATGCGCATCGCCGTCGCCGGATCATCGGGACTCATCGGCAACGCCCTGGTCAACTCGCTGCGCGCGGCGGGCCACACGGTCACACGTCTGGTCCGCCGGGAGGCACGCGCCGATGACGAGTTCAGCTGGGATCCCGAGACCATCGGCGTCCCGCCGGAGAGTCTCGACGGCGTCGAGGCGGTGGTCTCGCTGGGCGGCGTGGGAGTCGGCGACGGTCGCTGGACCGGCCGGTTCAAACAGGAACTCCGGGACTCGCGGATCACCCCCACCGAACTGCTCGCCGAGGCCGTCCGCGATCTCGGCATCCCGACGTTCGTGAGTGCCAGCGCCACGGGCTATTACGGGAACACCGGTGGCCACGCCGCGGTCGAGACCGACGGCCCCGGCGAGGGATTCCTCGCCGACCTGGTCGTCGACTGGGAGCGCGCCGCCACCGCCGGCGTCGGCGCGGACACGCGTCTGGTCCTGCTCCGTACGGCGCCGGTCCTCAGCACCCAGGGCGGCCTGCTGGGCAAACTCCGGCCGTTGTTCAAGCTCGGGCTCGGCGGACCGATCGGCGACGGCAAGCAGTACTTCTCGTGGATCAGCCTGATCGACGAGATCCGCGCCATCGAGTTCCTCCTCGACTCCGACCTGTCCGGACCGGTGAACCTGAGTTCGCCGGGCGCCGTCCCGTTCGGTGAGTTCACCTCGGCTCTGGGCCGGGCCGTGCACCGCCCGACGATCCTGCAGGTACCCGCCTTCGCGGCGCGCCGGGTCGGCGGCGAGATGGCCGAGGAAATGATTCTGTTCAGTCAGCGCGTTACACCCAAGGTGCTGACCGATCACGGATTCACCTTCACCCATCCCGGTGTCGACGAGGCCCTCGCCTACGCCACCGGTTCCACCAGTCATGACTGA
- the lipB gene encoding lipoyl(octanoyl) transferase LipB, whose amino-acid sequence MTERPIRGSAEPVEVRHLGVVDYQTAYDLQHGLATDRADGVLDHDVLLLLEHPSIYTAGKRTEDADRPTNGAPVVDVDRGGRITWHGPGQLVGYPIVKLAEPLDVVEYVRRLEAALISVCAGLGVTTCRVDGRSGVWITDDAGERKLGQIGIRVARGVALHGFALNIDPDMSAFEAIVPCGIADAGVTSLARELGRPLSVASLLDVTADAVLTALDATASPVASAQSSPSTSASVGSIQ is encoded by the coding sequence ATGACTGAGCGGCCGATCCGCGGGAGTGCCGAACCGGTCGAGGTCCGCCATCTCGGCGTCGTCGACTACCAGACGGCCTACGACCTGCAGCACGGCCTGGCGACCGACCGCGCCGACGGCGTCCTGGATCACGACGTGCTGCTCCTGCTTGAGCATCCGTCCATTTACACGGCGGGCAAGCGCACGGAGGACGCCGACCGGCCCACCAACGGCGCGCCGGTCGTCGACGTCGACCGCGGCGGCCGGATCACCTGGCACGGACCGGGACAACTCGTCGGCTATCCGATCGTGAAGCTCGCCGAGCCGCTCGACGTCGTCGAGTACGTGCGTCGCCTCGAGGCGGCCCTCATCTCGGTCTGCGCCGGTCTCGGCGTGACCACCTGCCGCGTCGACGGACGTTCCGGCGTGTGGATCACCGACGACGCCGGGGAACGCAAACTCGGACAGATCGGTATCCGCGTGGCACGCGGCGTGGCCCTGCACGGATTCGCACTCAACATCGACCCCGACATGTCGGCGTTCGAGGCGATCGTCCCCTGCGGGATCGCCGACGCCGGGGTCACGTCCCTGGCCCGCGAACTGGGGCGGCCGTTGTCGGTGGCCTCTCTGCTCGACGTCACCGCCGATGCCGTGCTCACCGCGCTCGACGCCACTGCGAGCCCGGTCGCGTCGGCACAGTCCTCTCCATCCACTTCTGCGAGCGTAGGATCGATCCAGTGA
- the lipA gene encoding lipoyl synthase — MTASPITPGPGAPEATPSASASAPQTPTPAPEGRKLLRLEVRNAQTPIERKPEWIRTRATMGPEFTELKGLVKREGLHTVCEEAGCPNIYECWEDREATFLIGGEQCTRRCDFCQIDTGKPAELDRDEPRRVAESVQAMGLRYSTITGVARDDLPDEGAWLYAETVRAIHRLNPGTGVENLIPDFHAKPDLLAEVFDARPEVLAHNLETVPRIFKRIRPAFRYERSLEVLTAARDFGLVTKSNLILGMGETPQEVQSAIVDLHEAGCDILTITQYLRPSPRHHPVERWVKPEEFVDHSEFAEEVGFAGVMAGPLVRSSYRAGRLYAQAMAHHGREISPALAHLAAEGSASQEASSLMARLAR, encoded by the coding sequence GTGACCGCGTCCCCCATCACCCCCGGACCCGGTGCCCCCGAAGCCACACCCTCGGCCTCGGCATCCGCACCACAGACCCCGACCCCGGCCCCTGAGGGCCGCAAGCTGCTCCGGCTCGAGGTGCGCAACGCGCAGACCCCCATCGAGCGCAAGCCGGAGTGGATCCGCACCCGCGCGACGATGGGCCCGGAGTTCACCGAACTCAAGGGCCTGGTCAAGCGCGAGGGTCTGCACACCGTCTGCGAAGAGGCCGGCTGCCCCAACATCTACGAATGCTGGGAAGACCGCGAGGCGACGTTCCTCATCGGCGGCGAGCAGTGCACCCGACGCTGCGACTTCTGCCAGATCGACACCGGCAAGCCCGCCGAACTCGACCGCGACGAACCGCGTCGTGTCGCCGAGAGCGTCCAGGCGATGGGCCTGCGCTACTCGACGATCACCGGCGTCGCCCGCGACGACCTGCCCGACGAGGGTGCCTGGCTCTACGCCGAGACCGTCCGCGCGATCCACCGCCTCAACCCCGGTACCGGTGTGGAAAACCTCATCCCGGACTTCCACGCCAAGCCCGACCTGCTGGCCGAGGTCTTCGACGCCCGGCCCGAGGTACTTGCGCACAACCTCGAGACCGTGCCGCGCATCTTCAAGCGCATCCGCCCGGCGTTCCGCTACGAGCGGTCTCTCGAAGTCCTCACCGCCGCACGTGATTTCGGCCTGGTGACGAAGTCGAACCTCATCCTCGGGATGGGCGAGACCCCGCAGGAGGTGCAGTCGGCGATCGTGGATCTGCACGAGGCGGGCTGCGACATCCTGACCATCACGCAGTACCTGCGTCCCTCGCCGCGGCATCATCCGGTTGAGCGGTGGGTCAAGCCCGAGGAGTTCGTCGATCACTCCGAGTTCGCCGAGGAAGTCGGATTCGCCGGCGTCATGGCGGGTCCGCTGGTGCGGTCGTCGTACCGGGCGGGCCGCCTGTACGCGCAGGCGATGGCCCATCACGGTCGCGAGATCTCACCGGCTCTCGCGCACCTGGCGGCCGAGGGATCGGCCAGCCAGGAGGCCTCCAGCCTGATGGCACGCCTCGCCCGCTGA
- a CDS encoding DUF4191 domain-containing protein, whose translation MAKAQVSKEVKAEKKKARKAASKERRQQLWQAFQMQRKEDKRLIPYMVGVIVLSIAVFTALGFVLGSPWLLIPLGVVLGILGAFILFGRRVQKNVYTKAEGQPGAAGWALGNMRGQWRVKQAVAGTSQLDAVHRVIGKPGIILVAEGSPTRIKSLLGQEKKKVARVVGDTPIYEIMVGNDDGQVPLSKLERHLNKLPSNIDRKRMETLEGRLSALGSKAPGPGMPKGPLPANAKMRSMQRTARRRG comes from the coding sequence ATGGCAAAGGCGCAGGTGAGCAAAGAGGTCAAGGCCGAGAAGAAGAAGGCCCGTAAGGCCGCATCGAAGGAACGGCGCCAGCAGCTCTGGCAGGCCTTCCAGATGCAGCGCAAGGAAGACAAACGACTCATCCCCTACATGGTGGGTGTCATCGTCCTGTCGATCGCGGTCTTCACCGCTCTCGGATTCGTCCTCGGTTCGCCGTGGCTGCTGATCCCGCTCGGCGTGGTGCTGGGCATCCTCGGCGCCTTCATCCTGTTCGGCCGCCGCGTCCAGAAGAACGTGTACACCAAGGCCGAGGGACAGCCCGGCGCCGCCGGATGGGCACTGGGCAACATGCGCGGGCAATGGCGGGTCAAGCAGGCCGTGGCCGGCACCTCCCAGCTCGACGCCGTGCACCGTGTCATCGGCAAGCCGGGCATCATCCTGGTCGCCGAGGGCTCCCCGACCCGCATCAAGTCGCTGCTCGGCCAGGAGAAGAAGAAGGTCGCGCGGGTCGTCGGCGACACCCCGATCTACGAGATCATGGTCGGCAACGACGACGGCCAGGTCCCGCTGTCGAAGCTCGAGCGGCACCTCAACAAGCTGCCCAGCAACATCGACCGTAAGCGGATGGAGACCCTGGAGGGCCGGCTGTCCGCCCTCGGCAGCAAGGCCCCCGGCCCCGGCATGCCGAAGGGTCCCCTGCCCGCGAACGCCAAGATGCGCAGCATGCAGCGCACGGCGCGCCGCCGCGGCTGA
- a CDS encoding PQQ-binding-like beta-propeller repeat protein, with product MLGAPTGEHGEDPIIRVLPTQPEPLWETSEELALGSPEPATYVIPLAADDRMVIAGASSDLTSAGGVVALDQTNGRALWRNPSMFLASDCALSRDRRLACVASVSDRQTEVAFLEAATGAVPATATVRSGRSQIVRAADGFLVTSVLYDSVSYRATTTLTAFESDGRQRWTQVLPEQIGDPALSEAGDVIVVGDTEAGVRVLSLPTGDVLYDSAADDELRGPGGAAGDDDAQGSANTWIRVAATGTGFAVSHTVYPRRSLRLFDRQGIEHGLLADLELPNGRPTATEGALLPVRGENKSDRPIAGAVSTVNGKLLWSVEGNIVDDVSLLGGRYVGVQALADVGYRWTFIEAASGVAGATIPMSTHQRYKAFDGTRLIFEGDEEQDEPGPRALVAYDPQSGEQAWRLKETRDADDVDVQIVGPYLFVLETRSGRSLPTMTRMG from the coding sequence GTGCTCGGTGCGCCGACGGGGGAGCACGGCGAGGACCCGATCATCCGCGTCTTACCCACGCAACCCGAACCGCTGTGGGAAACGTCGGAGGAACTCGCTCTCGGCTCGCCGGAACCCGCGACGTACGTGATTCCCCTCGCCGCCGACGACCGGATGGTCATCGCTGGTGCGTCATCGGACCTCACGTCGGCAGGCGGGGTCGTGGCGCTCGACCAGACGAACGGAAGAGCGCTGTGGCGCAACCCGTCAATGTTTCTGGCCAGTGACTGCGCGTTGAGTCGGGACCGACGACTCGCCTGTGTCGCCTCGGTGAGTGACCGACAGACCGAAGTGGCATTTCTCGAGGCTGCCACGGGCGCGGTCCCGGCGACCGCGACCGTGCGGTCTGGCCGGAGCCAGATCGTCCGCGCAGCAGACGGCTTTCTGGTCACGTCGGTGTTGTACGACTCTGTGAGCTATCGGGCCACGACCACCCTGACGGCGTTCGAATCCGACGGGCGACAGCGGTGGACCCAGGTGCTTCCCGAGCAGATAGGTGACCCGGCTTTGTCCGAGGCTGGCGACGTGATTGTCGTCGGCGACACTGAAGCAGGAGTTCGGGTCCTGTCGCTGCCTACCGGCGACGTCCTCTACGACTCCGCCGCCGACGACGAGCTTCGCGGCCCGGGTGGCGCGGCCGGTGATGATGACGCGCAGGGAAGTGCGAATACCTGGATCAGGGTCGCGGCGACGGGAACCGGTTTCGCGGTCAGTCACACCGTGTATCCACGCCGATCCCTGAGGCTCTTCGATCGGCAGGGTATCGAACACGGCCTGTTGGCGGATCTCGAACTCCCGAACGGGCGCCCGACCGCGACCGAGGGTGCATTGTTACCCGTCCGGGGCGAGAACAAATCCGACCGCCCGATCGCCGGCGCAGTGTCCACCGTGAACGGGAAGCTGCTCTGGTCCGTCGAGGGCAACATCGTCGACGACGTCTCCCTCCTGGGTGGCCGCTACGTCGGCGTGCAGGCGCTGGCCGATGTCGGCTACCGGTGGACTTTCATCGAGGCCGCTTCCGGCGTCGCCGGGGCAACGATCCCGATGAGCACTCACCAGCGGTACAAGGCCTTTGACGGCACACGCCTGATCTTCGAAGGAGACGAGGAGCAAGACGAACCCGGCCCGCGGGCGTTGGTTGCCTATGACCCGCAGAGCGGTGAGCAGGCGTGGCGGTTGAAAGAGACGCGAGACGCGGACGACGTCGACGTGCAGATCGTGGGGCCGTATCTTTTCGTCCTTGAGACGCGCTCGGGTCGCTCATTACCGACGATGACCCGTATGGGTTGA
- a CDS encoding RDD family protein, whose translation MGRVTGSWLSGPQIGPENGVDNEYRGQDLGLPQSGPGSLATGWPRVAGLLVDWLIAGGLAMAFFGGFNSPHLGTAQMGVWFVMGIFAVTLFGFTPGQLVIGMRVARVDYGVERNTAEATGEQSPAAVGIVRAFFRQLLMIFLVPALINDYNGRALHDRATGTALVRTR comes from the coding sequence ATGGGACGAGTCACGGGTTCCTGGCTGTCGGGACCGCAGATCGGTCCCGAGAACGGCGTGGACAACGAGTACCGGGGACAGGATCTCGGCCTACCGCAGAGCGGTCCCGGGTCGCTGGCCACCGGCTGGCCGCGGGTGGCCGGCCTGCTCGTCGACTGGCTGATCGCCGGCGGGCTCGCGATGGCGTTCTTCGGTGGCTTCAACTCGCCGCATCTGGGCACCGCGCAGATGGGCGTGTGGTTCGTCATGGGCATCTTCGCGGTGACGCTGTTCGGGTTCACCCCGGGCCAGCTCGTCATCGGGATGCGCGTGGCGCGAGTGGATTACGGCGTCGAGCGCAACACCGCCGAAGCGACCGGCGAGCAGAGCCCGGCGGCGGTCGGGATCGTCCGGGCCTTCTTCCGCCAGCTGCTGATGATCTTCCTGGTCCCGGCGCTGATCAACGACTACAACGGGCGCGCTCTGCACGACCGCGCAACCGGCACCGCGCTCGTCCGGACCCGCTGA
- the glnA gene encoding type I glutamate--ammonia ligase encodes MYSSKEELLEGIKKEGVEYVDIRFCDLPGVMQHFSIPASAFDEDVFEDGLAFDGSSVRGFQSINESDMMLLPDPATARIDPFRKAKTMNLSFFVHDPFTREAYSRDPRNVARKAEDYLASTGVADTCFFGAEAEFYIFDSVSFGSEMNGTFYEVESESGWWNTASPTDPDGSPNLGYKVRPKGGYFPVAPYDHYVDLRDEMSTNLQNSGFELERGHHEVGTAGQAEINYKFNTLLHAADDVQLFKYIIKNTAWQNGKSVTFMPKPLFGDNGSGMHAHQSLWKDGKPLFHDEAGYAGLSDLARYYIGGILHHAPSLLAFTNPTVNSYKRLVPGYEAPINLVYSQRNRSACVRIPITGNNPKAKRLEFRCPDSSGNPYLAFAAMMMAGLDGIKNKIEPHEPVDKDLYELPPEEAKSIPQAPTSLAAVIDRLEEDHEYLTAGGVFTEDLIETWIALKRENEIEPVQIRPHPYEFSLYYDC; translated from the coding sequence GTGTACAGCAGTAAAGAAGAACTACTCGAGGGCATCAAGAAGGAAGGTGTCGAGTACGTCGACATCCGTTTCTGCGACCTGCCCGGTGTCATGCAGCACTTCTCGATCCCCGCGTCGGCCTTCGACGAGGACGTCTTCGAGGACGGGCTGGCGTTCGACGGATCGTCGGTGCGTGGCTTCCAGTCGATCAACGAGTCGGACATGATGCTGCTGCCCGACCCGGCCACCGCGCGGATCGATCCGTTCCGCAAGGCCAAGACGATGAACCTCAGCTTCTTCGTCCACGACCCGTTCACCCGCGAGGCCTACAGCCGCGACCCGCGCAACGTCGCCCGCAAGGCCGAGGACTACCTCGCCTCCACCGGCGTCGCCGACACCTGCTTCTTCGGTGCCGAGGCCGAGTTCTACATCTTCGACTCGGTGTCCTTCGGTTCCGAGATGAACGGCACCTTCTACGAGGTCGAGTCCGAGTCCGGCTGGTGGAACACCGCGTCGCCGACCGATCCCGACGGCAGCCCCAACCTCGGCTACAAGGTCCGCCCGAAGGGTGGGTACTTCCCCGTCGCACCGTACGACCACTACGTCGACCTGCGTGACGAGATGTCCACCAACCTGCAGAACTCGGGCTTCGAGCTCGAGCGCGGCCACCACGAGGTCGGCACCGCGGGCCAGGCGGAGATCAACTACAAGTTCAACACTCTGCTCCACGCAGCCGATGACGTGCAGCTGTTCAAGTACATCATCAAGAACACCGCATGGCAGAACGGCAAGTCGGTCACCTTCATGCCGAAGCCGCTCTTCGGCGACAACGGTTCGGGCATGCACGCCCACCAGTCGCTGTGGAAGGACGGCAAGCCGCTGTTCCACGACGAGGCCGGCTACGCGGGCCTGTCGGACCTGGCGCGCTACTACATCGGTGGCATCCTGCACCACGCACCGTCGCTGCTGGCGTTCACCAACCCGACCGTGAACTCCTACAAGCGTCTGGTGCCGGGCTACGAGGCCCCGATCAACCTGGTCTACAGCCAGCGCAACCGGTCGGCCTGTGTGCGTATCCCGATCACCGGCAACAACCCGAAGGCCAAGCGCCTCGAGTTCCGTTGCCCGGACAGCTCGGGCAACCCGTACCTGGCGTTCGCCGCGATGATGATGGCCGGCCTGGACGGCATCAAGAACAAGATCGAGCCGCACGAGCCCGTCGACAAGGACCTCTACGAGCTCCCGCCGGAAGAGGCCAAGAGCATCCCGCAGGCCCCGACCTCGCTGGCCGCGGTCATCGACCGTCTCGAAGAGGATCACGAATACCTCACCGCCGGTGGCGTGTTCACCGAGGACCTCATCGAGACCTGGATCGCGCTCAAGCGTGAGAACGAGATCGAGCCGGTGCAGATCCGTCCGCACCCGTACGAGTTCTCGCTGTACTACGACTGCTGA
- a CDS encoding zinc-binding dehydrogenase, translating to MKALVYHGPGQKAWEDVPNPVLLEPTDAIVKMEVTTICGTDLHILKGDVAAVTPGRILGHEGVGVVTEVGPGCERVRVGDRVIVSCVSKCGTCEFCRAGLTSHCQTVGGIGWIFGHLIDGTQAEYVRVPFADNGLIALPEKVTPEQGTMLSDILPTGYEIGVLYGAVAEGDVVAVVGVGPVGLASVMTASAAGASKVIAVDGNKFRLEQSRDFGATDTIDVNAGGDVVAQLKELSRGGLGVDVAIEAVGVPATFGVALDSVRPGGHVANVGVHGESVTFPIERDWINNLTITTGLVNATTAPELLESIERGDISPEKFITHRFTFDQFDEAYDTFANAADEHALKVIIAAGD from the coding sequence ATGAAAGCTCTCGTGTATCACGGTCCAGGTCAGAAGGCCTGGGAGGACGTTCCGAATCCGGTCCTGCTGGAACCGACGGACGCCATCGTCAAGATGGAGGTGACCACCATCTGCGGAACCGATCTGCACATCCTCAAGGGCGACGTAGCGGCGGTCACGCCGGGTCGGATCCTCGGGCACGAGGGCGTCGGAGTGGTCACCGAGGTCGGTCCGGGCTGCGAGCGGGTTCGGGTCGGGGATCGCGTGATCGTGTCCTGCGTGAGCAAGTGTGGAACGTGCGAGTTCTGCCGAGCGGGTCTGACGTCGCACTGCCAGACAGTGGGTGGCATCGGCTGGATCTTCGGTCACCTCATCGACGGCACCCAGGCCGAGTACGTCCGGGTTCCGTTCGCGGACAACGGTCTGATCGCGCTTCCCGAGAAGGTGACTCCCGAGCAGGGCACGATGCTCAGCGACATCCTGCCGACCGGCTACGAGATCGGGGTGCTCTACGGCGCCGTCGCAGAGGGCGACGTCGTCGCCGTCGTCGGGGTCGGGCCGGTCGGGCTGGCGTCGGTGATGACGGCGTCGGCGGCCGGCGCGTCGAAGGTGATCGCCGTGGACGGCAACAAGTTCCGGCTCGAGCAGTCGCGCGACTTCGGTGCGACCGACACGATCGACGTCAACGCAGGCGGGGACGTGGTCGCGCAACTCAAGGAACTCAGCCGAGGCGGGCTCGGGGTGGACGTGGCGATCGAGGCGGTCGGGGTGCCCGCGACGTTCGGCGTCGCGCTCGATTCCGTCCGTCCCGGCGGTCATGTCGCCAACGTCGGCGTGCACGGGGAGAGCGTCACCTTCCCGATCGAGCGGGACTGGATCAACAACCTCACGATCACCACCGGATTGGTCAACGCCACGACCGCACCCGAACTCCTGGAGAGCATCGAACGCGGGGACATCTCCCCGGAGAAGTTCATCACCCACCGGTTCACGTTCGATCAGTTCGACGAGGCGTACGACACGTTCGCGAACGCTGCCGACGAGCACGCGCTCAAGGTGATCATCGCCGCCGGCGACTGA
- a CDS encoding cyclase family protein — protein MADAAVPDLSEILADSPTNWGRWGPDDEVGSLNHLTAAQVLAGAAQIRRGAVFTLQRLIGDPHGDPVWPGRSPATREMTLDESHWDDGKGPAFPGGMHCADDKLTASLQGSTQYDALGHVWYDGQIWNGYDSRTTIGGLSRASVAPIAERGVVGRAVLLDIARHRGKAYLEPYETFDHEDLIACAEYQGTEIQPRDIVVIRTNHLQLFFENAVEFYSDFCESGLVYSRELVSWFQEMEIPNLVTDTIANGVTVDPNNGAALVLHNALMRNLGVAFTEICDLEKLAADCADDGVYTFFYVAAPLKINEATGSPVNPVAIK, from the coding sequence ATGGCAGATGCCGCCGTGCCCGATCTCAGCGAGATCCTCGCCGACTCGCCCACCAATTGGGGCAGATGGGGACCCGATGACGAGGTGGGCAGCCTGAACCATCTGACGGCCGCACAGGTCTTGGCGGGCGCGGCGCAGATCAGGCGGGGCGCGGTGTTCACGCTTCAGCGCCTGATCGGCGATCCCCACGGTGACCCCGTGTGGCCGGGTCGTAGCCCTGCCACTCGCGAGATGACCCTTGACGAATCGCACTGGGATGACGGCAAAGGGCCTGCTTTCCCCGGAGGCATGCACTGCGCCGACGACAAGCTCACCGCATCGCTCCAGGGTTCCACGCAGTACGACGCGCTCGGCCACGTCTGGTACGACGGCCAGATCTGGAACGGGTACGACTCGAGGACCACGATCGGGGGCTTGTCGAGGGCCAGCGTCGCGCCGATCGCCGAGCGTGGAGTGGTCGGTCGCGCCGTGCTCCTCGACATCGCACGTCACCGGGGTAAGGCCTACCTGGAGCCGTACGAGACGTTCGACCACGAGGATCTGATCGCGTGTGCCGAGTACCAGGGCACGGAGATCCAGCCGCGCGACATCGTGGTGATCCGAACCAATCACCTGCAACTGTTCTTCGAGAACGCCGTCGAGTTCTACAGCGACTTCTGCGAATCCGGCCTCGTCTACTCCCGCGAACTCGTGTCCTGGTTCCAGGAGATGGAGATACCGAATCTCGTGACCGACACCATCGCGAACGGGGTGACCGTGGACCCGAACAACGGCGCCGCTCTGGTGCTGCACAACGCGCTCATGCGCAACCTCGGCGTGGCGTTCACCGAGATCTGCGACCTCGAGAAGCTCGCCGCCGATTGCGCCGACGACGGGGTCTACACGTTCTTCTACGTGGCCGCGCCGCTGAAGATCAACGAGGCCACCGGTTCTCCTGTCAACCCTGTCGCCATCAAGTGA